In Saccharothrix syringae, the following are encoded in one genomic region:
- a CDS encoding arylamine N-acetyltransferase family protein, giving the protein MDDRTLDAYLALLGATRAATVAELHERHVRTVPFENLSIHLGEEIGLDEDRLVDKIAHRRRGGFCYELNGAFAALLEALGHDVQKLSAKVFHDGTYGPPFDHLALRVGDLLADVGSGRFSLRPLDLTSREDQHDEAGVFRLVDTPEGDVDVLLDGEPQYRLELRPRELGEFRAMCWYQQHHPASPFRRAPMCTLPTPTGRVTISGSRLITTDGDGKREEELDDDALLAAYAKHFGIELDRVPGRT; this is encoded by the coding sequence ATGGACGACCGCACGCTCGACGCCTACCTGGCCCTGCTCGGGGCCACCCGCGCCGCCACCGTCGCGGAACTGCACGAGCGGCACGTGCGCACGGTGCCGTTCGAGAACCTGAGCATCCACCTCGGCGAGGAGATCGGCCTGGACGAGGACCGGCTGGTCGACAAGATCGCCCACCGGCGTCGGGGCGGGTTCTGCTACGAGCTCAACGGCGCGTTCGCCGCCCTCCTCGAAGCCCTGGGCCACGACGTGCAAAAACTCTCGGCCAAGGTCTTCCACGACGGCACCTACGGCCCGCCGTTCGACCACCTGGCGCTGCGGGTGGGCGACCTGCTCGCCGACGTGGGCTCCGGCCGGTTCAGCCTGCGGCCGCTGGACCTGACCAGCCGGGAGGACCAGCACGACGAGGCGGGCGTGTTCCGGCTCGTCGACACGCCCGAGGGCGACGTGGACGTGCTGCTCGACGGCGAACCCCAGTACCGGCTCGAACTCCGCCCGCGCGAGCTGGGCGAGTTCCGGGCCATGTGCTGGTACCAGCAGCACCACCCGGCCTCGCCGTTCCGGCGCGCCCCGATGTGCACGCTGCCCACGCCCACCGGCCGCGTGACCATCTCGGGCAGCAGGCTGATCACCACCGACGGGGACGGCAAGCGCGAGGAGGAGCTGGACGACGACGCCCTGCT
- a CDS encoding DUF72 domain-containing protein, with protein MGEVRIGTSGWVYPYWRRGAFYPEGLVQRRELEHLSGLMSSVELNGSFYSLQRPTSYLAWAAQTPDDFVFAVKGGRFITHLKQLRDVEVPLANFFASGILALEGKLGPFLWQLPPRTAYDPDRLTTFFDLLPRSTREAAKLAEGHDERLPEERAWVTTEADRPLRHALEVRHPTFLRPEFHDLLRAHGIGLVVSHSAGVYPYLEDVTADFAYVRLHGNQALYAGSYTDAELDGWARKVRDWSAAHDVYVYFDNDTDAAAPHDAIRLAARLADG; from the coding sequence GTGGGCGAGGTGCGGATCGGGACGTCGGGGTGGGTGTACCCGTACTGGCGGCGCGGCGCGTTCTACCCGGAGGGGCTGGTCCAGCGCCGCGAGCTGGAACACCTCTCGGGCCTGATGAGCTCGGTCGAGCTGAACGGCTCGTTCTACTCGCTGCAGCGGCCGACCAGCTACCTGGCGTGGGCGGCGCAGACCCCGGACGACTTCGTGTTCGCGGTCAAGGGCGGCCGGTTCATCACGCACCTCAAGCAGCTGCGCGACGTGGAGGTGCCGCTGGCCAACTTCTTCGCGTCGGGCATCCTGGCGCTGGAGGGGAAGCTGGGCCCCTTCCTGTGGCAGCTGCCGCCCCGGACCGCCTACGACCCGGACCGCCTGACCACGTTCTTCGACCTGCTCCCCCGCAGCACCCGGGAGGCCGCCAAGCTGGCCGAGGGCCACGACGAGCGCCTGCCGGAGGAACGGGCGTGGGTCACCACCGAGGCCGACCGCCCGCTGCGCCACGCCCTGGAGGTCCGCCACCCCACGTTCCTGCGGCCGGAGTTCCACGACCTGCTGCGCGCCCACGGCATCGGCCTGGTCGTCTCCCACTCGGCGGGCGTGTACCCGTACCTGGAGGACGTGACGGCCGACTTCGCCTACGTGCGCCTGCACGGCAACCAGGCCCTGTACGCGGGCAGCTACACCGACGCCGAGCTGGACGGGTGGGCCCGGAAGGTGCGCGACTGGTCGGCGGCCCACGATGTGTACGTGTACTTCGACAACGACACGGACGCCGCCGCGCCGCACGACGCGATCCGGCTGGCCGCCCGCCTGGCCGATGGCTGA
- a CDS encoding peptidase inhibitor family I36 protein, which produces MKMITTLVATTLLTTGTAHAAAPECDRGEFCAWSGADYAGQSHRLDLETANPGECIPLPGGFVARSFVNHLTRDASVYQGATCSTEAEFTTYPGGGTYVPDAPFAVRAIQVWE; this is translated from the coding sequence ATGAAGATGATCACAACCCTCGTCGCCACCACCCTGCTGACCACCGGCACCGCCCACGCGGCCGCCCCCGAGTGCGACCGGGGCGAGTTCTGCGCGTGGTCGGGCGCGGACTACGCGGGCCAGTCCCACCGGCTCGACCTGGAGACGGCCAACCCGGGCGAGTGCATACCCCTGCCGGGCGGCTTCGTAGCCCGGTCGTTCGTCAACCACCTGACCCGGGACGCGTCGGTCTACCAGGGGGCGACGTGCTCGACGGAGGCGGAGTTCACCACCTACCCCGGCGGGGGGACCTACGTGCCGGACGCGCCGTTCGCGGTGAGGGCGATCCAGGTGTGGGAGTAG
- a CDS encoding HNH endonuclease, which produces MADQLLDRAARLILAVARDGPDCTWCRRPFTDRVTPTTDHLVPRVKGGPSWLENEVAACRRCNRERGHLSPSDWLAECERRGWHPDADRVARVLTALSAAIATRGGQRRARPYLEGQLRRLRRRAA; this is translated from the coding sequence ATGGCTGACCAGCTGCTCGACCGCGCCGCCAGGCTGATCCTGGCGGTCGCCCGCGACGGCCCGGACTGCACCTGGTGCCGGCGCCCGTTCACCGACCGGGTCACCCCCACCACCGACCACCTGGTGCCGAGGGTCAAGGGCGGCCCGTCGTGGCTGGAGAACGAGGTGGCGGCCTGCCGGCGCTGCAACCGCGAGCGCGGCCACCTGTCCCCGTCCGACTGGCTGGCCGAGTGCGAGCGGCGGGGGTGGCACCCGGACGCCGACCGGGTCGCCCGGGTGCTGACCGCGCTGTCCGCGGCCATCGCGACCAGGGGCGGCCAACGCCGCGCCCGGCCGTACCTGGAGGGACAACTGCGCAGGTTGAGGCGCCGCGCGGCGTAA